The DNA window CGCCGTCGGCGGCGAACTTCGCCACGCTCTTCATGATCGGCGAGAAGCGCGCGATGGCGCCGGTGCGCAGATAGTCGCCGTAGCTGAAGCCGCCCGGCAGCAGCACGCACTCGACGCCGCCGAGCGACTGGTCCTTGTGCCAGAGTATTCGCGCGTCCTGGCCCATCACGGCGGCCAGCGCATACAGCGAGTCGCCGTCGTCCAGCGAGCCGGGGAATCGCACGACGCCCCACTTCATTCGCCGTCCACCTCGAAGCGGTAGTCCTCGATCACGGGGTTGGCGAGCAGCTCCTCGCACATCTTCTTTGCTTCGTCGCGCGCCTCCGACGCGGTGCGCGCCTGGACTTCGAGCAGGATATATTTGCCGACTTTGACGCCCGAGACGTTTTTGAAGCCGAGACTTTGCAGCGAACTTTCAACCGCGCGGCCCTGCGGGTCGAGAATTCCCATCCGGGGCGTCACGAACACTCTTACTTGCAACTCAAATCCTCTTGCGCGCCGCCATAAACCATCAGCTTTCCACCCGGCGCAGCATCTCGTGATAGGCCTCCGCGACGCCGCCCAGGTCGTGGCGGAAGCGATCCTTGTCGAGTTTCTGGCGGGTGGCTTTGTCCCAGAAACGGCAGGTGTCGGGGCAGATTTCGTCGCCGAGCAGAATTTCACCGTGATAGCGTCCGAACTCGAGCTTGAAATCGATCAGCATCACGCCGCGCTCGTCGAGGAATTTGCTCAGGATGCCATTGACCTTCAGCGCCATTGCGTCGATTTGCTTGAGCTCCGCCGCGGTGGCCCATCCAAACGCGATCGCGTGCTCGCCGAGAATCAGCGGATCGTGGAGCGCGTCTGACTTGTAGTAGTACTCGACGATCGGATGCGGGAGCGGTTCGCCTTCTTCGCGGCCGAGCCGTTTTGCCATCGAGCCCGCGACGAGATTGCGCACGACGGTCTCGACCGGGACAATGTGCAGGCGCTTGCACAGCATCTCACGATCGTTCAAGCGGCGGACGAAGTGCGTTCTCACGCCATTCTTTTCGAGCAGCGTGAAGAACAGCTCCGACATCCGGTTGTTCACGACGCCCTTGTCCGCGATAGTGTCGCGCTTGGCGCCGTCGAAGGCGGTCGCGTCGTCCTTGAAGTAGGTGATGACGAGGTCGGGATCGGACGTGGAGTAGAGTTTCTTCGCCTTGCCCTCGTAAAACATTTCGAGTTTTTGCGGAGTCGTTTCCACGATGCGTTCTCCCTGTCGGTCGATCGGATTATCTTAACCTAATCATCTTACCGACCGGTCGCCTCATCACAACGAAGCCCGGCGCCGATTGTCCACAAAGCTCCGCGCTTATACACATCGAAGCGCGCGAGCGTGTGGATGGCGGATCTCACGGCTTCGGCGCGCGCGCCTTTTTCGCCGCAGCCGCGTCCGATACTTTTGCGGGTGGCGCGAATCGCTCGACCAGTTTCGCCGCCAGGCCGGTGTAGCTGCGCGGATTCAACTCGCGGAGCGCACGCCGCGCGCCCTCGTCCAGCGGCAGCGTCGCGATGAATTCTTCGATCACGCGCCGATCGATCCGCCGGCCGCGCGTCAGTTCCTTGAGCGTCTCGTATGGTTTGGGCAGCCCATGGCGCCGCATGAGAGTCTGAATCGCCTCGGCGACGACCTCCCACGCCTGCTCGGCTTCGAGATCCTCGGCAATGCGCCGCTCGTTGACCTCGACGCGCTCAAGACCGCGCTCCAGCGACTCCAGCGCGACGATCAGATGGCCGAACGCCGTGCCCATCGATCGCATCGCCGTGCTGTCCGTCAGATCGCGCTGCCATCGCGAGACCGGCAGCTTGGCCGCCAGGTGATCGAACAGCGCGCTGGCGATTCCGAGGTTGCCCTCGCAGTTCTCGAAGTCGATCGGATTGACCTTGTGCGGCATCACCGAGGAGCCGGTCTCGCCCGCGACGGCTTTTTGCGCGAAGTAACCGATCGAGATGTAGCTCCACATGTCGCGGCAGAAGCCGATCAGGATCGTGTCGATGCGCATCATGATGCCGAACAGCTCGGCGATAAAATCGTGGCTCTCGATCTGCGTGGTCAGCGGATTCCAGGTCAGACCGAGTTGCTCGACGAAATTTTGCGAGTGCGCGATCCAGTCAACCTCGGGCTGGGCGAAGTGATGCGCGTTGAAGTTGCCGACCGCGCCGTTGAGCTTGCCGAGAAATTCCTGGCGGCGAAGCTGCGAGAGTTGGCGCGCCACGCGCGTGGCAAATATCGCCATCTCCTTGCCGACCGTCGTCGGCGACGCTTCCTGGCCATGCGTCCGCGCCATCATCGGACGGGATTTGTAGCGATGCGCCAGCTTGACGATCGGCGCGTTCGCCGCTTCCAGGCGCGGCGTCAGCTCTGTCGCCACGAACTCCTTGAGGATGAGCGCGTAGGCGAGGTTGTTGATGTCCTCGGAGGTGCACGCGAAATGCACCATCTCAATCGGCAGCGCGCGGTCGATCGCGGCGACTCGCTCCTTGACAAAATACTCGACCGCTTTGACGTCGTGATTGGTAGTCGCCTCGAGTTGCTTGACGCGGCGCGCATCGTCGAGCGCGAAGTCCTCGTAAACGGCGCGGAGCTTTTTCGCAGTCGCAACCGGGATCGGTTTAAGCGCGCTGATCGCGGGATGCCCGGCGAGCGACAGGTACCATTCGATCTCGACGCGAACGCGGTAGCGAATCAGCGCGAACTCGCTGAAGTAGGCCTCCAAGGGGCGGGTGCGCGCGCGGTAGCGGCCGTCGATCGGCGTCACCGCGGTCAATGCCGCGTCGGTCTCGGTGGGTTTGTCTTTCACTCTTTCACTGCATGCTGATGAAACTAAATTACGCGAGGATGCTCGCGCAATCGAGGGTCGCGCCGAACGCGTTCAGCGGCCGGTGTGGCCAAAGCCGCCGGGGCCGCGCGCGCTCGGCGCCAGTTCATCGACCTCGACGATATCGGCGCGAATGACGGGCGCGATGACGAGTTGGGCGATTCGATCGCCGGGTTTAATCACGATCGGCTGGTCGCCCAAATTTACAAGTAATACTTTAACTTCTCCGCGATAGTCGGCGTCGATGGTTCCCGGCGAATTGATCAGCGCGAGTCCCTCTTTCAGCGCGCGGCCGCTGCGCGGCCGCACCTGCCCCTCGTAACCGGCCGGGATCTCGACGGCGATGCCGGTCGCAACGGCGC is part of the Candidatus Binatus sp. genome and encodes:
- the purB gene encoding adenylosuccinate lyase, which codes for MKDKPTETDAALTAVTPIDGRYRARTRPLEAYFSEFALIRYRVRVEIEWYLSLAGHPAISALKPIPVATAKKLRAVYEDFALDDARRVKQLEATTNHDVKAVEYFVKERVAAIDRALPIEMVHFACTSEDINNLAYALILKEFVATELTPRLEAANAPIVKLAHRYKSRPMMARTHGQEASPTTVGKEMAIFATRVARQLSQLRRQEFLGKLNGAVGNFNAHHFAQPEVDWIAHSQNFVEQLGLTWNPLTTQIESHDFIAELFGIMMRIDTILIGFCRDMWSYISIGYFAQKAVAGETGSSVMPHKVNPIDFENCEGNLGIASALFDHLAAKLPVSRWQRDLTDSTAMRSMGTAFGHLIVALESLERGLERVEVNERRIAEDLEAEQAWEVVAEAIQTLMRRHGLPKPYETLKELTRGRRIDRRVIEEFIATLPLDEGARRALRELNPRSYTGLAAKLVERFAPPAKVSDAAAAKKARAPKP
- the purS gene encoding phosphoribosylformylglycinamidine synthase subunit PurS, with the protein product MQVRVFVTPRMGILDPQGRAVESSLQSLGFKNVSGVKVGKYILLEVQARTASEARDEAKKMCEELLANPVIEDYRFEVDGE
- the dut gene encoding dUTP diphosphatase, with protein sequence AVATGIAVEIPAGYEGQVRPRSGRALKEGLALINSPGTIDADYRGEVKVLLVNLGDQPIVIKPGDRIAQLVIAPVIRADIVEVDELAPSARGPGGFGHTGR
- the purC gene encoding phosphoribosylaminoimidazolesuccinocarboxamide synthase, encoding MFYEGKAKKLYSTSDPDLVITYFKDDATAFDGAKRDTIADKGVVNNRMSELFFTLLEKNGVRTHFVRRLNDREMLCKRLHIVPVETVVRNLVAGSMAKRLGREEGEPLPHPIVEYYYKSDALHDPLILGEHAIAFGWATAAELKQIDAMALKVNGILSKFLDERGVMLIDFKLEFGRYHGEILLGDEICPDTCRFWDKATRQKLDKDRFRHDLGGVAEAYHEMLRRVES